In Deinococcus arcticus, a genomic segment contains:
- a CDS encoding zinc-dependent peptidase, whose amino-acid sequence MFTFFRRHALRKRLFPAAWLEVLRRRLPWYHRLTPELQRRLQGRIQIFLAEKTFEGCGGLDVTDTMRVIVAAQACRLELQHDPTHFPHCTTIYLYPDAFVSPVPQLLPGGVIGEIPTVRIGESWHRGSVVLAWRAVEASTWAAWTGRNVVLHEFAHQLDSGSGAVDGAPALRSSAAYTRWAQVVNGALTRLRAHLAWGEAPIDPYAAQNPAEFFAVATELYFEAPQRLRAFDPALHQLLEDYYGAFPSAGAEAA is encoded by the coding sequence ATGTTCACCTTTTTCCGTCGTCACGCCCTTCGTAAGCGGCTCTTTCCTGCCGCGTGGCTGGAGGTGCTGCGGCGCCGCCTGCCCTGGTACCACCGCCTCACACCCGAACTGCAACGGCGCCTGCAGGGGCGCATCCAGATTTTCCTGGCGGAAAAGACTTTCGAAGGCTGCGGCGGTCTGGACGTCACTGACACCATGCGCGTGATCGTCGCGGCGCAGGCCTGCCGGCTGGAACTGCAGCACGACCCCACCCATTTCCCGCACTGCACCACGATCTACCTTTATCCCGACGCGTTTGTCTCTCCCGTTCCCCAGCTGCTGCCCGGTGGCGTGATCGGCGAGATACCGACTGTGCGCATCGGTGAATCGTGGCACCGGGGCAGCGTGGTGCTGGCCTGGCGTGCGGTAGAAGCCAGCACCTGGGCCGCCTGGACCGGGCGGAACGTTGTGCTGCACGAATTTGCCCATCAGCTCGACAGTGGCAGCGGCGCGGTGGACGGCGCACCGGCGCTGCGTAGCAGCGCTGCCTACACCCGCTGGGCGCAGGTGGTGAACGGCGCCCTGACCCGGCTGCGCGCCCACCTCGCCTGGGGCGAGGCCCCCATTGATCCGTACGCCGCGCAGAACCCCGCCGAATTCTTTGCGGTTGCTACCGAACTGTACTTTGAAGCCCCGCAGCGCCTGCGCGCCTTTGACCCGGCGCTGCACCAGCTTCTGGAAGACTATTACGGCGCCTTTCCCAGCGCTGGCGCAGAGGCCGCCTGA
- a CDS encoding DNA polymerase domain-containing protein, whose translation MNPDSPFPDLDPVVFGHDPTPGIVSVHADLSGRALVWRRAGAQVTLERARFRPWLYARDLADVEHLGPRLVLGDDAAPFSARELPGGSGTLRYLLSAQDGRALRQAVLNGAQRRLGRRVTSLHDLPEYVSVGPAEQYLMASGRTSFKGLTFDDVHRLQFDLETTSLKPDMGRIFMVAVRDNRGFEQVLEAPQPEDEPALIRALLQLVAARDPDVIENHNIMRFDLPFLVGRAQTHGLTLNFSRPGGPAGLWPVQDGRSSPHWACAGREIVDTLDAVRRLDLPSMGLKAVSQHLGLAPPDRVYLEGALVAQTYQTDPARVRRYALQDVEEVDALARRVLAPAFALAQMAPRPYHRLPYAGTATGMLEPMLIRAYLRAGHALPGPSERSTSPHQGGAVHLYAEGILPHVVKADVASMYPSIIRHDRIGPAGDPLGAFLHLMDHLTALRLHHKTAARRGDRGEHEAMQSAMKLVVNSGYGYLGAGRMALFADAAAADRITARGRDLLGGVVQALRAQGVTLIEADTDGVFFATPGAWTETQERQLIAAVDAALPSGISLEFDGRAQAMLSHEIKNYALLRYDGRLDVRGAAFESSRTEAYGRAFLQRALRCLLSGDVAGVRQTYLDTLHALETRACTNAEVASRVRLTKSPEQYARTRAARREAAYEALCNLGRAWTAGERVTLYHRQGHGLTPLDVNPDGHDYDVRHYAAALVSTYAARLRKGLTPGDFQQVFNHAAQPGLFDRPFESMTPRWATL comes from the coding sequence GTGAACCCCGACTCCCCTTTCCCTGACCTGGACCCGGTGGTGTTCGGGCACGACCCCACGCCGGGGATCGTGTCGGTGCACGCGGACCTGTCCGGCCGCGCGCTGGTCTGGCGCCGCGCGGGGGCGCAGGTCACGCTGGAGCGGGCCCGCTTCCGGCCCTGGCTGTACGCCCGCGACCTCGCGGACGTCGAGCATCTGGGGCCCCGGCTGGTGCTGGGGGATGACGCCGCGCCATTCAGCGCGCGTGAACTGCCGGGCGGCTCAGGCACGCTGCGCTACCTGCTGAGCGCGCAGGATGGCCGGGCCCTGCGGCAGGCGGTCCTGAATGGCGCCCAAAGGCGACTGGGGCGGCGCGTCACGAGCCTGCACGACCTGCCGGAGTATGTCAGTGTGGGCCCGGCCGAGCAGTACCTGATGGCGTCCGGCCGCACCTCCTTCAAGGGTCTGACCTTCGATGACGTGCACCGCCTGCAGTTTGATCTGGAAACCACCAGCCTCAAACCCGACATGGGCCGCATCTTCATGGTGGCGGTGCGGGACAACCGCGGCTTCGAGCAGGTGCTCGAAGCGCCGCAGCCAGAAGATGAGCCCGCCCTGATCCGGGCACTGCTGCAACTGGTGGCCGCGCGCGACCCGGATGTCATAGAGAACCACAACATCATGCGCTTCGATCTGCCCTTCCTCGTGGGCCGCGCGCAGACCCATGGCCTGACCCTCAATTTCAGCCGCCCCGGGGGGCCGGCCGGGCTGTGGCCCGTGCAGGACGGCCGCAGTTCCCCCCACTGGGCGTGCGCCGGACGTGAGATCGTGGACACCCTGGACGCTGTGCGCCGCCTGGACCTGCCCAGCATGGGCCTGAAGGCCGTCTCGCAGCACCTGGGGCTGGCCCCGCCTGACCGCGTGTACCTGGAGGGGGCGCTGGTGGCGCAGACGTACCAGACTGACCCAGCGCGGGTGCGGCGCTACGCCCTGCAGGACGTGGAGGAAGTGGACGCGCTGGCCCGGCGGGTGCTGGCCCCGGCGTTTGCGCTGGCACAGATGGCGCCGCGGCCGTACCACCGGTTGCCGTACGCCGGCACCGCCACCGGCATGCTGGAACCCATGCTCATCCGGGCGTATCTCCGGGCGGGTCACGCGCTGCCCGGCCCGTCAGAGCGGTCCACCAGTCCCCATCAGGGCGGCGCCGTGCACCTGTACGCCGAGGGGATACTGCCGCATGTGGTGAAAGCGGATGTGGCCAGCATGTACCCCAGCATCATCCGCCACGACCGGATTGGCCCGGCGGGTGATCCCCTGGGCGCGTTCCTGCACCTGATGGATCACCTGACCGCGCTGCGACTTCACCACAAGACGGCTGCCCGGCGCGGTGACCGGGGCGAGCACGAAGCCATGCAGAGCGCGATGAAACTCGTGGTGAACTCCGGGTACGGGTACCTGGGGGCCGGGCGCATGGCGCTCTTCGCTGACGCCGCCGCCGCCGACCGCATCACCGCGCGGGGGCGCGACCTGCTGGGCGGCGTCGTGCAGGCCCTGCGGGCCCAGGGCGTCACCCTGATCGAAGCGGACACCGACGGGGTGTTCTTTGCCACGCCGGGTGCCTGGACCGAAACGCAGGAGCGGCAGCTGATCGCGGCGGTGGACGCGGCGCTGCCGAGCGGCATCTCACTGGAATTCGACGGCCGGGCGCAGGCGATGCTCAGCCACGAGATCAAGAATTACGCGCTGTTGCGATACGACGGGCGCCTGGACGTGCGCGGCGCCGCGTTCGAATCCAGCCGCACCGAAGCGTACGGGCGGGCCTTCTTGCAGCGGGCGCTGCGGTGCCTGCTGTCCGGCGACGTGGCGGGGGTGAGGCAGACATACCTGGATACCCTGCACGCGCTTGAAACACGTGCCTGCACCAACGCAGAGGTGGCCAGCCGGGTGCGCCTGACCAAATCACCAGAGCAGTACGCCCGCACGCGCGCGGCGCGCCGGGAGGCGGCCTATGAGGCGCTGTGCAACCTGGGCCGCGCGTGGACGGCGGGCGAGCGCGTGACCCTGTACCACCGCCAGGGGCACGGCCTGACGCCCCTGGACGTGAACCCGGACGGCCACGATTACGACGTGCGGCACTACGCCGCGGCGCTGGTCAGCACCTACGCCGCCCGGCTGCGCAAGGGCCTGACCCCAGGGGACTTTCAGCAGGTGTTCAACCACGCGGCCCAGCCGGGGTTGTTTGACCGCCCGTTCGAGAGCATGACGCCGCGCTGGGCCACCCTCTGA
- a CDS encoding AMP-binding protein — protein sequence MFNPSAEAMPLPALRALQLDRLQATAACLYERVPAYREKFAQAGLGPSDLTSLDDLRRFPFTRKNDLRDHSPFGLCAVDRAQLRRVHASSGTSGKATVVGYDDNDLNVFAEVVARSLYAGGARPGMLFHNAYGYGLFTGGLGAHAGAERLGLGVVPVSGGGTERQVQLIEDLEPEVVACTPSYALVLADALARRGHTPGTISLQYAVLGAEPWSDTMRQDVQTRLGLRATNIYGLSEIIGPGVSCEDAQEQNGAYLWEDHFYPEIVDPVTGEHLPDGEDGVLVLTSMSRTAMPLLRYWTGDITRLLPGDNRTGRTMRRMDRIRGRSDDMLILRGVNVYPTQIEAVLTHLTELSPHYQLVLSRSGSLDELRLRVESTRLDHALRLEVIRLVKAQVGVTIECELCEAGSLPRSQGGKLPRVVDGRGTR from the coding sequence ATGTTCAACCCGTCTGCCGAAGCCATGCCCCTCCCTGCCCTGCGCGCCCTGCAACTGGACCGCCTGCAAGCCACGGCCGCGTGCCTGTACGAGCGCGTGCCTGCCTACCGGGAGAAATTTGCCCAGGCGGGCCTCGGCCCCAGCGACCTGACCTCGCTGGATGACCTGCGCCGCTTTCCCTTCACCCGCAAAAACGACCTGCGGGACCACTCTCCGTTTGGCCTGTGCGCCGTGGACCGCGCGCAGCTGCGGCGGGTCCACGCGTCCAGCGGCACCAGCGGGAAGGCGACGGTCGTGGGATACGACGACAACGACCTGAATGTCTTTGCGGAAGTGGTGGCCCGCAGCCTGTACGCGGGGGGTGCCCGGCCCGGCATGCTCTTTCACAACGCGTACGGGTACGGGCTGTTTACCGGCGGCCTGGGCGCGCACGCCGGCGCGGAGCGGCTGGGACTGGGCGTCGTTCCCGTGTCGGGCGGCGGCACAGAGCGTCAGGTGCAGCTGATCGAGGACCTGGAACCGGAGGTGGTCGCGTGCACGCCCAGTTACGCGCTGGTGCTGGCCGACGCCCTCGCGCGGCGGGGCCACACGCCCGGGACCATCAGCCTGCAGTATGCGGTTCTGGGCGCCGAACCCTGGTCAGACACCATGCGGCAGGACGTGCAGACGCGCCTGGGCCTGCGCGCCACCAACATCTACGGCCTGTCCGAGATCATCGGCCCGGGGGTGAGCTGCGAGGACGCGCAGGAACAGAACGGCGCCTACCTGTGGGAGGATCACTTCTACCCGGAGATCGTGGACCCGGTCACCGGGGAGCACCTGCCGGACGGAGAGGACGGCGTGCTGGTTCTGACGAGCATGTCCCGCACGGCCATGCCGCTTCTGCGCTACTGGACGGGCGACATCACCCGCCTGTTGCCGGGTGACAACCGCACCGGACGCACCATGCGACGCATGGACCGCATTCGCGGGCGCAGCGACGACATGTTGATTCTGCGCGGCGTGAACGTGTACCCCACCCAGATTGAAGCGGTGCTGACCCACCTGACGGAGCTGAGCCCCCACTACCAACTGGTGCTGTCGCGCAGCGGAAGCCTGGACGAGCTGCGGCTGCGGGTGGAAAGCACGCGGCTTGACCACGCCCTGCGGCTTGAAGTCATCCGCCTCGTCAAAGCGCAGGTGGGCGTGACCATCGAGTGCGAACTGTGTGAGGCAGGCAGCCTGCCCCGCAGCCAGGGCGGCAAACTGCCGCGCGTCGTGGATGGGCGCGGGACCCGTTGA
- a CDS encoding EamA family transporter, which yields MNTRALLLALLITGIWGVNFIVIKWSVADAPPLLVAALRFLAAALPAVFFVPRPRLSARLLWGYGLAVGVVQFGLLYLAIQLGMSAGLGSLLMQMQAFFTALLAARVLGERVQPWQVLGIILAFSGMGVIGALSGGDLTLPSLILTLLAALGWAVSNLLVRASGDVNMFSLVVWSALIPPVPLALLAGFTSGWDAVARTFTHSGAAFWAAVLFMGLANTVLGFGVWAALIQRHGAARVAPLSLLVPVFGLVASALAYQEAFPPGKALGAALVFAGLVLHVFGGRWWRRE from the coding sequence CTGAACACCCGAGCGCTGCTTCTGGCGCTTCTGATTACTGGCATCTGGGGCGTGAACTTCATCGTGATCAAATGGAGCGTCGCGGACGCCCCGCCCCTGCTGGTGGCGGCCCTGCGCTTTCTGGCAGCGGCCCTGCCAGCCGTGTTTTTCGTGCCCCGGCCGCGCCTGTCGGCCCGCCTGCTGTGGGGCTACGGGCTGGCGGTGGGCGTGGTGCAGTTCGGGCTGCTGTACCTCGCCATTCAGCTGGGTATGAGCGCCGGGCTGGGTTCCCTGCTCATGCAGATGCAGGCCTTCTTCACGGCGCTGCTGGCCGCGCGCGTGCTGGGCGAGCGCGTGCAGCCCTGGCAGGTGCTGGGCATCATCCTGGCGTTCAGTGGCATGGGCGTCATCGGGGCCCTGTCCGGTGGGGATCTCACGCTGCCCAGCCTGATCCTGACCCTGCTGGCCGCGCTGGGCTGGGCGGTCAGCAACCTGCTGGTCCGGGCGTCGGGCGACGTGAACATGTTCTCGCTGGTGGTCTGGAGCGCCCTGATTCCGCCTGTGCCGCTGGCACTGCTGGCCGGGTTCACCAGCGGCTGGGACGCCGTGGCGCGCACCTTCACGCACAGCGGCGCTGCGTTCTGGGCCGCCGTGCTGTTCATGGGGCTGGCGAACACCGTGCTGGGGTTCGGGGTCTGGGCCGCGCTGATTCAGCGGCACGGCGCGGCCCGCGTGGCGCCCCTGTCGCTGCTGGTGCCGGTCTTTGGCCTGGTCGCCAGCGCCCTGGCCTACCAGGAGGCGTTTCCGCCGGGCAAGGCGCTGGGCGCCGCGCTGGTCTTTGCCGGGCTGGTGCTGCACGTGTTTGGCGGGCGGTGGTGGCGCCGCGAGTAG
- a CDS encoding GNAT family N-acetyltransferase has product MLPESSATARALLDAYDAQLREEAEMGSATEVDRHGPLWRGKFGARGFVSYRDLGGLSGAALDDLIAQTLDHYIRDERVTSFEWKTRGHDAPADLPERLLAHGLQAEEAETVMLGEAQRLAVDVPLPPGVRLRRIDDQADPLPDLRRAAAAQERAFGFPFGVEDFVRRLESRRGLIEIWVAEAQGEVVCTGRLEVVPGTDFAGIWGGGTVPQWRGQGIYRALTAERAKSALARGVRFLYSDSTAFSRPILQRSGLLPVTTTTPYVWPREATG; this is encoded by the coding sequence ATGCTCCCTGAATCGTCTGCGACTGCCCGCGCGCTCCTTGACGCCTATGACGCCCAGCTTCGGGAAGAGGCCGAGATGGGGTCGGCAACAGAGGTGGACCGCCACGGACCGCTGTGGCGCGGGAAGTTCGGGGCACGGGGTTTCGTTTCATACCGCGATCTGGGGGGCCTGAGCGGCGCCGCCCTCGACGACCTTATTGCCCAGACACTTGACCACTACATCAGGGACGAGCGCGTCACGTCCTTCGAGTGGAAAACGCGGGGGCACGACGCGCCAGCCGATCTTCCCGAACGTCTTCTGGCCCACGGCTTGCAGGCCGAAGAGGCGGAAACCGTGATGCTGGGCGAGGCGCAGCGGCTGGCGGTGGACGTGCCGCTGCCACCCGGCGTGCGGCTGCGGCGCATTGATGATCAGGCGGACCCGCTACCGGATCTGAGGCGGGCGGCGGCGGCGCAGGAACGGGCGTTCGGCTTTCCGTTCGGCGTGGAGGACTTCGTGCGGCGGCTGGAGAGCAGGCGCGGCCTGATCGAGATCTGGGTGGCCGAAGCGCAGGGTGAGGTGGTCTGTACGGGGCGCCTGGAAGTGGTGCCGGGCACCGATTTCGCGGGCATCTGGGGCGGCGGCACGGTGCCGCAGTGGCGGGGGCAGGGCATCTACCGGGCCCTTACCGCCGAGCGGGCGAAGTCGGCCCTGGCGCGCGGCGTGCGTTTTTTATACAGCGATTCCACAGCCTTTTCGCGGCCGATCCTGCAGCGCAGCGGCCTGCTGCCGGTCACCACCACAACCCCGTATGTCTGGCCCCGCGAGGCGACCGGGTAA
- a CDS encoding ArsR/SmtB family transcription factor, protein MSPAVHHDVLRALADPTRQQILEVLLLAAEARRRGECFAGSISQRLGVSQPTVSHHMKILVDAGLVTAEKKGTTVYYSLGHQGFQALQVHLAPYLDATADPQETS, encoded by the coding sequence GTGAGTCCTGCTGTTCACCACGACGTCCTCCGCGCCCTCGCTGACCCCACCCGGCAGCAGATTCTCGAGGTACTGCTGCTGGCTGCGGAAGCCCGGCGGCGCGGCGAATGCTTCGCTGGCAGCATCAGCCAGCGGCTCGGCGTCAGCCAGCCCACCGTCAGCCACCACATGAAAATTCTGGTTGACGCGGGGCTGGTTACCGCCGAGAAAAAAGGCACCACGGTGTACTACAGCCTGGGCCACCAGGGCTTTCAGGCGCTGCAGGTCCACCTTGCCCCCTACCTTGACGCCACCGCAGACCCACAGGAGACCTCATGA